TGGTGACACATTGTAACGGAAAATTTAGTATTACCGATTACTTAAAGACAAAACCGATAACAAAAGTTCAACAATAATAGTCAGAAAATTGTATACAACCTCTAAGGATCTCTTGGTACGTGCTTGATTCTAAGCATCCCCCTAAATCTTTGTATCTAGTGTTGTCCCAATCTGGTTTTGATGGATAAACAATGTCAACTTTGACGACATATTCTCACCACAAACCACACACAATAAAATATACATTGCATCAAACTATATATACATTCGGAGAGTTCATGGTCAAAGTTGACATCGATTGACCACAAAGTCAAATGGGGACGATATAAATGGAATGGAGCGAGTAATATATTTGGCCCTAGTTTGTAGATTAAGCTTGCTTGGATGAAGCTAAAAATGTGAACTTCATTGCTCATGTACCTGTTTCAGCAACTTTAAACTACATTTTACAGGAGACTGCCATGATTCTGTTGGACGCAAGAATAGATGTGTGACCGGAGCAATCTACAATTATACTCACCAACTATCATCAGCTTGCGATAACCCTGCTTCCGAAATCAGATGTAAGAAGTTACCGtctcccttttgtttttgctGTCTCATAGTCATATGAAGGGCATTAATTACCTAATGTGTACAGATAATTTGACCGAGGCTCTTATGTTTTTGTCACATTTTATCGGTGATGTTCATCAGGTTAGTCTTCTTTCTTGCTGGCTTCAAGTTTTAAAGTTGTGAAGGTGTGCAGGCGTGCAGGCCTTGCATACAGCATGATGCAATTGTAACTGAAATAATGCTTCTTTCAACTCTCAGCTGTATTAAAGCTTGTGTGATGATACCTAGATTTCTCGGTATTGATTGTATAAACTCATCAGGTTAACTTGAGGATGTaggatggttcatctatcaaaaCGAACTCATTTAAAAACACACTGTGTCATCGCTGTGTTTTTTAAATGTGACGTCTGACCAATGATAATGAAGTATTAGTTCAGGAATACACGGAACAAGCATTTCCTTGCGCAAGTAGAAGGTGAGAAACAGAAGAGCCTAGTGTAAAGTAACTGTCAGTTGGATGTGTTCAATACGTTCTCCTACCACTGAACAGTGAACACCAATTTACACGGGTCGAAATGTTGGAAGTATCAGAGCTTACTGCTGAAGAGATTTTCTGTGAATTCTTTTTAGTAATCATACATACCATGCATCACAATTCATATTACAAAACATGCAATTAAATGTGTTTTGTCCTGTCTACAGCCTCTACATTGTGGTTTCTTAGGAGATCTTGGTGGGAACAAAATCCATCTTCATTGGTACGGCCGCAAGGCTAACCTGCATCATGTacgcttctttttcttcttctttttttttgtaaaagaaGGAAACTAAAACATGGAGTCCATAATGCCAAGGATCAATAATACTCTTCCAAGGGATTTAATGACTACGGAGGATATGACTGAAAAGCCGTTACATATTCGATCCTATGAAACGGAACATGGGAAAATTTTGTACCTGTTATGGCCATGCACTAATAGTTCCTTAGAAGTGTGCAGATAACCTTGGCAATATGACCGTGGAAAATTCTGGAGGCAATTAAGACGATGATAGAAATTATATGAAATATTACAATCTCATAGTCAACTTCCGTTTTTGTAGAGATATCGGTATCTATAGTTTTATATTGGAGGCAAGCTTGTAAAAATACTTGTATTTTAAACTTGCATTTGTTGCTTACAGGTGTGGGATACATCAATCATTGATACTGCCTTGAAGAAATTTTATGATTCAGATCTGAGCATCATGATAGAGGCTGTGCAGAAAAACATTACGGTAGGCTTGTAATTGTTGCGAATTTGATTTACATAAACGTCGAATAGTTATGTTACTCGGATACGCATACGGGTACTGGGTACATATCCAAGGATCAGACTCAGCATGACTTAATTTATACGTAGTAGTAACCAACTCCTATAAGTTTGTCACGTATGTATGCTCTCAACATTTCTACACCTTTTGATTTCTTTCTTTATGTCAGGAGGATTGGTCCAACTACACCGAGTCATGGGAAGAATGTGAATCTAATCGCACAGTTTGTCCTAATCCGTAAGTCTACCTACTCGTGGTTTCTTTGCACTAGTTCCCAAGGTCACTCGTTCACTGGTACATATCAGAGTGTAGAACTGTGGATGACTCTTTTTTTGTGACGCATGCCTCTGCGTCCTAAAATGACAATGAGAACAAAGACACACGGAACAAAAATATTCCGTCTTTGAAGTGATACACAGATGCTTTGGGAAATAAGGCTTAAAATCACTAATTACATATTTAGATACTCCGAATTTCATACAATGTCTCTTCTTCTACTTTTTCCATGTGATCTTTCCCTAACATCTTTACCGGGGAGGTACTAGATTGGTAAGAGTCGGGAACATATTCGTAATACTAGCGTGTTCTTCTAGAGATGATCCTTTCGTCCCTGCCAATAAGTGAAAGTAGTAAGAATCTGAAAAGTAAGCATTCTGCTTGCTTGGAAGTTGGAACGGAAAGACATAGCAGTTGACTCATGCTTACAATGTGCTTTCGCAGGTATGCATCTGAGAGCGTAAAGCTGGCTTGCCAATACGCCTACAAAAATGCCACTCCAGGAAGCGTATTGAAAGGTAATATTTCTCATACCCGCTAATTGAATTTTTTGTTAGAAGTAAAGGATCATCCGTTCCCAAATTCCGTCTAATTCTCTGCCACTGGTGTCCATTTAATTCCGATGAAGTCAAAGATAGTGTATTATGTGGTCTTGGGATATAATTAACATTTTGCGTTTTAGTTTATGGTATTACTAAAATAAGTGCATTTGACCATATGAGTCAAATGTCATCTGTATAAAAACTCGTTatttacagctgccaaaaaaaaaaaaaaaaaaaaaaaaaaaaaaaaaaaaacatttcgcAGAACACCTTATGCTTCTTTCTTTATGAAGTAGTAGACGGTTGAACGTTTTCCATTATGGGTCTCTTTTAAACAACCTCCCATGTTTCAGGGAACGGCTGGATACCGTCCCAACCGCCTACCGTACATTTCGTAAGAGCATTGATAATGATGATGTAGCGAAATATTGTTGGCTTTGTACCCTCGTATCTaattcaattttcatttcctacATAATGCGCAATGAAGACGACTACTTCCTGACTAGGCTACCCATAGTTGAGAGACAGCTAGCTAAAGGAGGACTCCGATTAGCTGCTACTCTTAACCGGATTTTCGATTCTTGCGGGCTTATCTCAGACGTCGGAAGAGGTGAGCATGAATCAAGCTATGCATGAGATGTTCTTCCCAATTAAATACTCCAACCTGAAAGATCAGTTTCTCCCTGTTAGTTGAAGTGATACATTctcaaattctcatttgtgaccatAAGCTTGTGACGTCTCACAACCGGTTTATATATTGATAAATCGGGAGGTGATTGTGAGATGTCACGACTCACGAGTACCTTTCCAGCACAAGCAAGAATAGATGTTATACTTTTACAGTAACATTTGCATAAATAAAAAATGGAAACAACTGCATTTGTTAATTTCATAAGCTTCATTTAGATAGGAACACCTATTGTGTATATATCAGTATTCAACATTTGAAAAGTATATAGGTGGATGCTCGGGTTCGACCCCTGTAACACATAATTTATACATTTTACGCAATCAttactcctttttttttttttctaaatataCTCTTATGTATTTATACACCGAGTAGCATATAATTTGGGATcgactgacatgaatcatcctttaaaaCCGTTCCTAAGTGAaaattttgttaaattttttGACACTTTGATTGAAAATTGTTATAAGTCCCGATGATTAGGTTATACATTTTGAgaacaataaaatatgaaatttaAAGTCCCTAATAAAAAAACGGTTTTGATACTTATGGGCTGTGTATATAAGcattaaattttattaaaattttcgTGGTAATTAAAGCTAATTTTAACTTTCAAGAGAATCTAATTTAACACTTATTATACTAATTAAATGCTAATTTAAATTCTCTTATGTTTTCCATATAAATTGGAATCTTAATAGTTATTTATAATAAGTGTTAAGTTAGATTCTCTTGAAAGTTTAAATTAGCTTTAATTACCAGGAAAATTTAATGCTTATATACAGCCCTATGGGCTGTAAGTATCAAAACCGATAAAAAAAAACAGGGAAATACACCGAATTTCATGT
This sequence is a window from Silene latifolia isolate original U9 population chromosome 8, ASM4854445v1, whole genome shotgun sequence. Protein-coding genes within it:
- the LOC141596044 gene encoding endonuclease 4-like; amino-acid sequence: MGFLKNLWVFGVVIVFLQLVTGIVGWGQHGHYVTCKIAENYLSKDTQAAVKQLLPESAEGDLAAVCSWADLFAVRSHYYWSRALHFVDTPDFRCNYDYNRDCHDSVGRKNRCVTGAIYNYTHQLSSACDNPASEIRYNLTEALMFLSHFIGDVHQPLHCGFLGDLGGNKIHLHWYGRKANLHHVWDTSIIDTALKKFYDSDLSIMIEAVQKNITEDWSNYTESWEECESNRTVCPNPYASESVKLACQYAYKNATPGSVLKDDYFLTRLPIVERQLAKGGLRLAATLNRIFDSCGLISDVGRGEHESSYA